In one Yarrowia lipolytica chromosome 1A, complete sequence genomic region, the following are encoded:
- a CDS encoding uncharacterized protein (Compare to YALI0A04521g, no similarity) has translation MPYYAVYSGRRRGIFFNWQDAENQVTGYSYPGRDRCARLEGAVQLMKQNGAGNMARLVDYDEIGYERDLVYITACQGAEPGLLGSAVFLGSGNRCNHATLSPSKTLSRARLEAILHFYKEVISKSSKSDPATAASYKYDHWPSWEIRTDSRSIIEQVSESVRRWTFDAWREGEMENGDLLHEIAEEHGKLRNPDFVIFRHVENSTDGGSHECAQLAYGATRECPLCHRPFAVADMKILRGERS, from the coding sequence atgCCCTACTACGCAGTCTACAGTGGTCGAAGAAGGGGaatttttttcaactgGCAGGACGCCGAGAATCAGGTGACGGGCTACTCGTACCCCGGACGTGACCGATGTGCACGGCTGGAGGGTGCCGTTCAGCTAATGAAGCAGAATGGTGCCGGCAATATGGCCCGTCTGGTTGACTACGATGAGATCGGCTATGAGCGAGATCTGGTGTATATCACGGCGTGCCAGGGGGCAGAACCTGGTCTTCTGGGCTCTGCGGTATTTTTGGGCTCCGGAAACCGCTGCAACCACGCCACCTTGTCTCCTTCAAAGACTCTCAGTAGGGCCAGACTAGAGGCCATCTTGCACTTCTACAAAGAAGTCATTTCCAAGAGCTCCAAGTCCGATCCTGCCACCGCTGCATCGTACAAATATGACCATTGGCCGTCGTGGGAAATCCGCACCGACTCTCGAAGCATAATCGAACAGGTGTCTGAAAGTGTGCGACGATGGACCTTTGATGCATGGAGAGAGGGCGAGATGGAAAATGGCGACTTGTTGCACGAAATTGCAGAGGAACATGGCAAGTTGCGAAATCCGGACTTTGTGATTTTCAGACATGTGGAAAATTCCACCGACGGAGGTTCTCATGAGTGTGCACAGCTGGCTTATGGAGCCACCAGAGAGTGTCCGTTGTGCCATAGACCTTTTGCTGTCGCTGATATGAAGATTCTTCGTGGAGAAAGGTCATAA
- a CDS encoding uncharacterized protein (Compare to YALI0A04455g, no similarity): MLYSVAENTPLSKLPEFSDDFYALIKHLEYHSTPDAADEIFKGTAGQKLELTRWFEGSRDRQKNPLNVYLLNVGNEEEVEALEEDNEVMFKMFVRCSNYNRRSHWLSEKDPKLMRLAAMYYLEQEKFLKSLFNVLTPERAAVYTDDANFTNSGALRVLKLLRRENTPGIFNIPHGRLRHYRVAKALYNWRNGEYNPLLYSPN; encoded by the coding sequence ATGCTCTATTCGGTCGCAGAGAACACGCCTCTCTCCAAGCTCCCCGAGTTTTCGGACGACTTTTACGCCCTCATCAAGCATCTGGAATACCACAGCACGCCAGACGCCGCAGACGAGATCTTCAAGGGCACGGCCGGACAAAAACTGGAGCTCACGCGATGGTTCGAGGGGAGTCGAGACAGACAGAAGAACCCCCTCAACGTGTACTTGCTAAACGTGGGgaatgaagaggaggtggaggctctggaggaggataaCGAGGTCATGTTCAAAATGTTTGTGCGGTgctccaactacaacagAAGGTCTCACTGGCTGAGCGAGAAGGATCCCAAGCTGATGCGACTGGCAGCAATGTATTatctggagcaggagaagtttCTCAAGAGCCTGTTCAACGTGCTTACCCCCGAACGAGCTGCCGTCTACACCGACGACGCCAACTTCACCAATTCCGGCGCTCTTCGAGttctcaagctgctgcgaCGAGAAAACACCCCTGGCATTTTCAACATTCCTCACGGCAGGTTGAGACACTACAGAGTGGCCAAAGCTCTTTACAATTGGCGCAACGGTGAATACAACCCGTTATTATACAGCCCTAATTAG
- a CDS encoding uncharacterized protein (Compare to YALI0A04345g, similar to Saccharomyces cerevisiae CDC73 (YLR418C); ancestral locus Anc_4.290, similar to uniprot|Q06697 Saccharomyces cerevisiae YLR418c CDC73 DNA-directed RNA polymerase II accessory protein) — protein sequence MDPLTALRDAIKAGSALSLDKDDIAEATALTIGSQTFPLSDTTRVEIDGVPQDLKSVYACWDKAGENIAQYVVFCNTNGITHFPFLQRSDVIKWLKGETESVDAIKGGANDTKTDAKEDKAGGVDPDAMDVDDPRLERILASEVAPYDHNSMLRGTKPTDFSSVQKDCYTNILKHKGKPAATHESSKQQNAHDRRKEPIILLSPSASALLTLSNVKEFLEYGNFVEPQSAYGIDMLRLNHTNPYMGKLTYVVVDSHEKLTKPEYWDRVVAVFTTGQEWQFKSYRWSDPNQLFQRVKGYCLVYNNDPVPPPVTNWNVEVVRIDKTQRFKDREIVARFWESLDRFMINRGWQGRK from the coding sequence ATGGATCCTCTTACCGCCCTTCGAGACGCCATCAAGGCCGGATCCGCTCTGTCGctcgacaaggacgacattGCCGAGGCGACCGCTCTGACCATCGGCTCGCAGACGTTCCCCCTGAGCGACACGACCCGAGTGGAGATCGATGGAGTGCCGCAGGACCTCAAGTCTGTGTACGCGTGCTGGGACAAGGCCGGAGAGAACATTGCGCAATACGTGGTCTTTTGCAACACCAACGGCATCACACATTTCCCGTTTCTGCAGCGCTCGGACGTGATCAAGTGGCTCAAGGGAGAGACCGAGAGCGTCGACGCCATCAAGGGAGGGGCTaacgacacaaagaccGATGCCAAGGAAGACAAGGCCGGTGGCGTGGACCCCGATGCCATGGACGTGGACGATCCTCGGTTGGAACGAATTCTAGCCAGCGAGGTGGCTCCCTACGACCACAACTCCATGCTGCGAGGCACCAAGCCCACCGACTTCTCCTCGGTGCAGAAGGACTGCTACACTAATATTCTCAAACACAAGGGCAAGCCTGCAGCGACCCACGAGTCGTCTAAGCAGCAGAATGCGCATGACCGAAGAAAAGAGCCCATCATCCTGCTGTCTCCATCTGCGTCGGCTCTGCTCACTCTTAGCAACGTCAAGGAATTTTTGGAGTACGGCAACTTTGTGGAACCTCAATCGGCATACGGCATTGATATGCTACGGCTCAACCACACTAACCCCTATATGGGCAAGCTCACATATGTGGTTGTGGACAGCCACGAAAAGCTGACCAAGCCGGAGTACTGGGACCGAGTGGTGGCGGTGTTTACCACTGGCCAGGAGTGGCAGTTCAAGTCGTACCGGTGGTCGGACCCCAATCAACTGTTCCAGAGAGTCAAAGGTTATTGCCTGGTCTACAACAACGACCCTGTGCCTCCTCCAGTGACCAACTGGAACGTGGAGGTGGTTCGAATCGACAAGACACAGCGATTCAAGGATAGGGAGATTGTGGCCCGGTTCTGGGAGTCTTTGGATCGGTTCATGATCAACAGAGGATGGCAGGGAAGAAAGTAA
- a CDS encoding uncharacterized protein (Truncated form of YALI0A04631g, weakly similar to uniprot|Q6C9E1 Yarrowia lipolytica YALI0D11924g), whose product MAIKPTENMAESAIPLEIALAIFSFCEIEACVDLRQVSSFWNEAFKQADEIVKHKVLGRNAVIQPGEAGSELETWTDCALVFVARLRSSKWRAIESVEQVDTPPGKKSEARILPAIQVYGRLPSDFRGLLVGCDHSKVNEELILKDKYAIDGRSLRAREIIPGRDEMGRIDSVDGHKVQVTYKDISVVLPAKMAELTNIYMNDAVIVARSGTECFLLPRVSTDFRDGQGFGYSQKYYESPEFSNRSSYISTYYQDAPQTSRTFRLADLYHKRMVDLFSTSANIDAVATFNCLVYKVHRKGPGLYTCVPGRNQHVLPQRPNDPWHRWSVLGRSGK is encoded by the coding sequence ATGGCGATAAAACCGACTGAAAACATGGCTGAGAGTGCCATTCCGCTCGAGATTGCGCTCGCCATATTCTCATTTTGTGAGATTGAGGCCTGTGTTGATCTCCGGCAAGTTAGCTCTTTCTGGAACGAGGCCTTCAAACAGGCCGATGAGATTGTCAAACACAAGGTGCTGGGACGAAATGCTGTGATTCAGCCAGGAGAAGCCGGATCGGAACTAGAGACGTGGACAGATTGTGCCCTGGTATTTGTGGCGCGTTTGCGCAGCTCTAAATGGAGGGCTATCGAGTCAGTTGAGCAGGTGGACACCCCTCCAGGGAAAAAGTCGGAAGCTCGGATCCTGCCTGCTATACAGGTATATGGACGTCTTCCGAGCGATTTCAGAGGTCTCCTAGTTGGTTGCGATCACTCCAAGGTCAATGAAGAGCTCATTTTGAAAGACAAGTACGCTATCGATGGACGGTCTCTGAGGGCTCGTGAAATCATTCCAGGGAGAGATGAGATGGGCAGGATCGACTCAGTGGACGGCCACAAGGTACAAGTGACTTACAAGGACATTTCTGTGGTTCTACCAGCAAAAATGGCCGAATTGACCAACATTTATATGAATGACGCTGTGATAGTGGCTCGTTCAGGAACAGAATGTTTTTTGTTGCCACGTGTCTCAACTGATTTTCGAGACGGCCAGGGATTTGGGTACAGCCAAAAGTACTACGAATCTCCAGAGTTCTCCAACAGATCAAGTTACATCTCGACTTACTACCAAGATGCTCCTCAGACATCGCGAACGTTTCGTTTGGCTGACTTGTATCACAAACGCATGGTTGATCTATTTTCAACGTCAGCAAATATCGACGCTGTGGCCACTTTCAATTGTTTGGTTTACAAAGTGCACAGGAAAGGGCCTGGCCTATATACCTGTGTTCCTGGACGGAACCAACATGTACTACCGCAAAGACCGAATGATCCATGGCATAGATGGTCGGTTTTGGGGCGATCAGGGAAgtaa
- a CDS encoding uncharacterized protein (Compare to YALI0A04587g, no similarity), protein MTEEKRKENVDAQDASDVEDNSDTASSDTYDSHDPESEYYDPENGFRKQPIEEVRQKVEEMEQCYLDAQAEMKELAEMMEKYKSLKSKCNKLSAYRVYQGPWSVYMERMEQEFPNEKFEIHEENTLFNISQQFDELTNELLRESALQVTKDV, encoded by the coding sequence ATGActgaagagaagaggaaggagaACGTGGATGCTCAGGACGCATCTGACGTCGAGGACAACAGCGACACCGCCTCGAGCGACACCTACGACTCCCACGATCCAGAGTCGGAATACTACGATCCTGAGAACGGGTTTCGGAAACAGCCGATTGAAGAGGTGCGCCAAAAGgttgaggagatggagcagTGTTATCTAGACGCGCAGGCCGAAATGAAGGAACTCGCAGAAATGAtggagaagtacaagtcCCTTAAGTCCAAGTGCAACAAGCTGTCTGCCTACCGGGTCTACCAGGGGCCGTGGAGTGTGTACATGGAACGAATGGAGCAGGAGTTTCCCAACGAGAAGTTTGAGATACACGAGGAGAACACTCTGTTCAATATCAGTCAGCAGTTCGATGAGCTGACCAACGAGCTTCTGAGAGAGTCTGCGTTGCAGGTGACCAAAGATGTGTAG
- a CDS encoding uncharacterized protein (Truncated form of YALI0A04631g, weakly similar to uniprot|Q6C9E1 Yarrowia lipolytica YALI0D11924g) encodes MMEGLKKMLTVHTKVDPGRAEYDLSKKPEKERWWKTMKMGMTKNSFNAWNDSIHLLVNETVRIQQRSHQY; translated from the exons ATGATGGAGGGGCTAAAGAAGATGTTgacagtacataccaaGGTTGATCCTGGAAGGGCAGAGTATGATCTGTCGAAGAAACCGGAGAAGgaaaggtggtggaagacTATGAAGATGGGCATGACGAAGA ACTCCTTCAATGCTTGGAATGATTCCATTCATTTGCTGGTGAATGAGACTGTCCGAATTCAGCAGCGGTCACATCAGTATTAG
- a CDS encoding uncharacterized protein (Compare to YALI0A04323g, weakly similar to uniprot|Q7S0H1 Neurospora crassa NCU06945.1 related to 2'-hydroxyisoflavone reductase), whose product MTTVALVGANGVLGTPLINALSAAPGYKYPIIVVTRDASKSKNTDKVKYVQGSADEKGSLEAIFKGVDVVLNISSVKANWTGILDAVKAAGVKVYVPSEFGVDYTQFPDFHFLDLKKNHLEAARAVKGLKVVAVQNGVFGEFAVKYPSFLRLDPKTNKANPINPDAKWSATFLDDIAAALAVVLSKPVNEIPDVLELSGSEVTFREYYEIYGKKKGVKVEIVPAESIAEARATVKKNEETHNYDDAAFGLYLHLLQAENKGQVNGSGNKYLKKFKTLEDAVF is encoded by the coding sequence atGACTACAGTCGCACTTGTCGGAGCTAACGGAGTGCTCGGAACTCCTCTCATTAACGCGCTGTCCGCGGCCCCCGGATACAAATACCCCATCATCGTGGTCACCCGAGACGcctccaagtccaagaacaCAGACAAGGTCAAGTACGTGCAGGGCTCGGCCGATGAAAAGGGCTCGCTCGAGGCCATCTTCAAGGGCGTGGACGTGGTTCTCAACATCTCGTCGGTCAAGGCCAACTGGACCGGCATTCTGGACGCCGTCAAGGCCGCCGGAGTCAAGGTCTACGTGCCCTCCGAGTTTGGAGTCGACTACACCCAATTCCCTGACTTCCACTTCCTggatctcaagaagaaccaccTTGAGGCTGCACGGGCCGTCAAGGGTCTCAAGGTTGTCGCTGTGCAGAACGGAGTCTTTGGAGAGTTTGCCGTCAAATACCCCTCCTTCCTGCGACTCGACCCTAAGACCAACAAGGCCAACCCCATCAACCCCGACGCCAAGTGGTCCGCCACCTTCCTCGATGACATTGCCGCTGCCCTGGCGGTGGTCCTGTCCAAGCCTGTTAACGAGATCCCCGACGTTCTCGAACTGTCAGGAAGCGAGGTGACCTTCCGAGAGTACTACGAGATCTacggcaagaagaagggtgtcaaggtggagatTGTGCCTGCAGAGTCCATCGCCGAGGCTCGAGCCaccgtcaagaagaacgaggaGACCCACAACTACGACGACGCTGCCTTTGGACTCTACCTCCACCTGCTACAGGCCGAGAACAAGGGTCAGGTCAATGGATCTGGAAACAAGTACCTCAAGAAGTTCAAGACTCTTGAGGATGCTGTCTTTTAG
- a CDS encoding uncharacterized protein (Compare to YALI0A04367g, uniprot|P41925 Yarrowia lipolytica Ras-like GTP- binding protein RYL2), whose translation MESMDAKIVLLGAQGVGKTCFVTRYVNNKFQAGQASTIGASFSRKRVVVNDTTVRLQIWDTAGQERFRSMAPIYYRSASCGILCYDVTSRASFDAMHLWLLELKQNLSSDIIIHIVGTKVDLVKDEPSLREVPFEQCVEYASEWLQDDSCCHEISAKDDEGVEEVFEVIITKLLDKREADEQQKHNSQRQRQSVVYLHTDEDEQKSSCC comes from the coding sequence ATGGAGTCGATGGACGCGAAAATCGTGCTGCTGGGCGCCCAGGGAGTGGGCAAAACGTGTTTTGTGACCCGCTacgtcaacaacaagtTCCAGGCCGGGCAGGCATCGACCATCGgggcctccttctcgcGCAAACGGGTGGTGGTCAACGACACGACGGTGCGGCTGCAAATATGGGACACGGCGGGGCAGGAGCGATTCCGAAGCATGGCCCCCATCTACTACCGAAGCGCCAGCTGTGGGATTCTTTGCTACGACGTGACGAGCCGCGCGTCGTTCGACGCCATGCATctgtggctgctggagctcaaACAGAACCTGTCGTCAGACATCATCATACACATTGTGGGCACCAAGGTGGACctggtcaaggacgagcCCAGCTTACGCGAGGTGCCGTTCGAGCAGTGCGTGGAATACGCATCCGAATGGCTACAGGACGATTCGTGCTGCCACGAAATCTCCGCCAAAGACGACGAgggggtggaggaggtatTTGAGGTGATCATCACaaagctgctggacaagCGGGAGGCCGacgagcagcagaaacacaacagccagagacagagacagagtgTGGTCTATTTGCATACAGACGAAGACGAACAGAAGagtagttgttgttga
- a CDS encoding uncharacterized protein (Compare to YALI0A04609g, similar to Saccharomyces cerevisiae RAX2 (YLR084C); ancestral locus Anc_8.256, weakly similar to uniprot|Q12465 Saccharomyces cerevisiae YLR084c RAX2), translated as MRWSSLLLLGSPAWAAYAVHPVELPKLNTDNFGEMGILGDYDGISRVEYGGQQNFSSFSGSQVAQIGHDSPHVIAQVNSSVLISLAQVQLTRNQTIKQCQLDNNLYMTDGRGLWTVDIAEGTVNSIITGLNGTIHALFCDSKEGSVLVGGEMEGGVAQWDTQKQDFAVPSFGGFKNGSVTGITRLGDNLVFTGSFEGIVNDKGTNHTVQHNVTDITDLDLTGLASNQTTLELLSNGQNGSNSSETLQEIARKVNQTINAPQQISFQSAQIQAEGTAGDVNPKDISCPGSTSWALTPDRQGTWRANFPYSFTPSTVVIDNLPESSGGGTEMLRFLAFPLNGIMNLSYVDQDGQKKYCDAFCPMPQGGSREFTFVNDIGMNSFQLDLLSFYGNHAGLSGVQMFHAERFTFADNQLNEGNGCSKNMTQATNATAQGDFSTQGTYLTSSIDSQQQLDDTQVSFSPNASYSGNYTVRLFTPGCIQDNSCDARGGVDVTVQTSPSDSHSMTLFQTNNEDKYDTIFSGPINVTSGFHPSVILKPSAEGPIPRNFVADRLQFTMTSVSNLTQIFGDSYLNYTLLGGKNGSRLVNSSEIVDIRNIFEYSPGNFSTANQTVGNTTLNRLGPLINGRLTFIETSESDDGVVIAGDFISPIGKNLLQVGNESSLFPNSTSANKTDIDGPITILTSIEGTIVVGTSSGLFHLDGNALRRIDGVPGSVDALVEYTFNDTRHVWAATGNNSNTSVFFNSTTWEKTELPVSAYLRAGGSSDAVTVYLGMLSMSQVEAKGAVYLDSDLNLVPVAKLGNSSTLTKRQQSNESDSNQTASYYTGHYVNESTLVLGGSDLTILQDGINVGPTNSLGYPANITSLASSNSSNMLFIGGAFSSDIGSTQVINLAFYDLDNNGYASLQPPGLTGGNVTRLEYRASSQTLVAAGSFGMAGSLMCSAFCLYDLDAARWNSPSSSISGVVNYLEFLSNDVLLLGGNMTFDDQTASVAQFDFSTGEFSSIIDGNQTDFEAVQIVMTNDDLTNVYVVGKSPSGQKLVHWNGTVWDEVSIPGLEDTSYISSLQLLQTGGKKKRDNVVTLDTDQLLMISGDIQTNQGNFSSVLFDGQSVLPFLVTQSKSGQGSINGFFSQSSRSYSPIHKKKKMRRGFVVLVALAVAVGVMFLIVGIGIIATCLRRRNSGYMLAPGRVNEAEMTQSVPPQNLFEDLHGYNNNQKF; from the coding sequence ATGAGGTGGTCCAGTCTACTACTACTGGGCTCGCCGGCTTGGGCAGCGTACGCGGTGCATCCGGTGGAGCTGCCGAAACTCAACACGGACAATTTCGGCGAGATGGGCATTCTGGGCGACTATGACGGCATTTCGCGGGTCGAATATGGCGGTCAGCAGAACTTTTCGTCGTTCTCAGGCTCGCAGGTGGCACAAATAGGCCACGACTCACCGCACGTGATAGCGCAGGTCAATTCGTCTGTGCTGATTAGTCTGGCCCAGGTGCAACTGACGCGAAACCAGACCATCAAGCAGTGCCAGCTTGACAACAATCTATATATGACGGACGGAAGGGGCTTGTGGACGGTGGACATTGCCGAGGGAACCGTCAACTCGATCATCACGGGCCTGAATGGTACCATCCACGCACTCTTCTGCGATAGCAAGGAGGGCTCGGTGCTTGTGGGAGGAGAaatggaaggaggagtggcGCAGTGGGACACGCAGAAGCAGGATTTTGCGGTTCCCAGCTTTGGAGGATTCAAAAATGGGTCTGTCACCGGCATCACCAGACTGGGCGACAATCTGGTATTCACAGGCTCGTTTGAGGGCATTGTCAACGACAAGGGCACCAACCACACGGTCCAGCACAACGTGACCGACATCACCGATCTTGATTTGACCGGTCTGGCTTCCAACCAGACCACTTTGGAACTGCTTTCAAATGGCCAGAATGGTTCTAACTCGTCAGAAACTCTCCAGGAGATTGCTCGAAAGGTGAACCAGACAATCAACGCACCCCAGCAGATCTCCTTCCAATCTGCACAGATCCAAGCCGAGGGAACAGCGGGCGATGTGAACCCGAAGGATATTTCTTGTCCAGGATCCACTTCGTGGGCTCTTACTCCCGACAGACAGGGCACCTGGCGAGCCAACTTTCCCTACTCGTTCACACCGTCGACAGTTGTCATTGATAATCTTCCAGAGTCGTCTGGAGGCGGCACTGAGATGCTGCGGTTCCTGGCGTTTCCTCTGAACGGTATCATGAACCTCAGTTATGTGGACCAGGACGGACAGAAGAAGTACTGCGACGCTTTTTGTCCTATGCCGCAAGGAGGCTCGCGTGAGTTCACCTTTGTCAACGATATTGGCATGAACTCTTTCCAACTCGATTTACTATCCTTCTATGGTAATCATGCTGGTCTTTCTGGGGTGCAAATGTTCCATGCTGAGCGATTCACTTTCGCTGACAACCAGCTTAACGAAGGTAACGGGTGCTCTAAAAACATGACGCAGGCCACAAATGCCACCGCACAGGGTGATTTCAGTACCCAGGGCACTTATTTGACATCTTCCATCGACTCTCAACAGCAACTGGACGACACACAAGTGTCCTTTTCACCGAACGCTTCCTATTCCGGAAACTATACAGTGCGTCTTTTCACCCCTGGATGTATCCAGGACAACTCTTGTGATGCTCgaggtggtgttgatgtCACTGTGCAGACTTCTCCCTCTGACAGTCACTCCATGACTCTCTTCCAGACCAACAACGaggacaagtacgacaCCATTTTTTCTGGCCCCATCAACGTGACGTCTGGTTTCCATCCCTCAGTCATTCTCAAGCCTTCCGCAGAGGGTCCCATTCCTCGAAACTTTGTGGCTGACCGTCTTCAGTTCACCATGACGTCGGTGTCTAACCTGACACAGATTTTTGGTGACTCGTACCTCAACTACACCTTGTTGGGCGGCAAGAATGGATCTCGACTTGTGAACAGCTCCGAGATTGTTGACATCCGCAACATCTTCGAGTACTCGCCTGGCAACTTTTCCACCGCCAACCAGACTGTTGGAAATACTACTCTCAACCGACTGGGACCTCTGATTAACGGTCGACTGACTTTCATTGAGACTTCTGAATCTGATGACGGCGTTGTTATTGCTGGTGACTTCATTTCTCCTATTGGAAAGAACCTGCTTCAGGTGGGCAATGAGTCTTCTCTGTTccccaactccacctccgCCAACAAGACCGATATTGATGGTCCCATCACCATTCTGACATCTATTGAAGGCACCATTGTTGTCGGGACTTCGTCCGGTCTGTTTCATCTTGATGGAAATGCTCTTCGTCGGATTGACGGAGTTCCCGGCTCTGTGGATGCGTTGGTGGAGTACACTTTCAACGACACCAGGCACGTTTGGGCAGCCACCGGCAACAACTCCAATACCTCTGTGTTTTTCAACTCGACAACGTGGGAGAAAACTGAGCTTCCTGTGTCGGCCTATCTTCGAGCTGGAGGCAGCAGCGATGCTGTGACTGTTTATCTCGGTATGCTTTCCATGTCGCAGGTTGAAGCCAAAGGTGCCGTTTATCTTGATTCTGACTTGAATCTAGTTCCCGTCGCGAAATTAGGCAACAGCTCTACTTTGACCAAGAGACAACAGTCCAATGAGTCCGATTCTAACCAGACTGCCTCCTACTACACCGGTCACTATGTAAACGAATCGACTCTTGTGCTTGGAGGCAGTGATCTGACGATTCTGCAGGATGGTATCAACGTGGGACCTACCAACTCGCTTGGCTACCCTGCCAATATcacgtccttggcctcttccaacTCGTCTAACATGCTGTTTATTGGTGGTGCCTTCTCTTCCGACATTGGATCGACTCAGGTGATTAACCTCGCCTTCTATGATCTCGACAACAACGGCTACGCCTCTCTGCAGCCACCGGGACTCACTGGTGGCAACGTGACTCGCCTTGAGTACCGAGCGTCTTCTCAGACGCTTGTTGCAGCTGGATCGTTCGGCATGGCTGGTTCTCTTATGTGTTCAGCCTTCTGCTTGTACGATCTTGACGCTGCTCGATGGAATTCTCCCTCGTCGTCCATCTCCGGAGTCGTCAACTATCTCGAGTTTTTGTCCAACgatgttcttcttcttggcggaAACATGACGTTCGACGACCAGACGGCCTCCGTGGCACAGTTTGATTTTTCCACCGGCGAGTTCTCGTCCATCATAGACGGCAACCAGACAGACTTTGAGGCCGTGCAGATTGTCATGACAAACGATGATCTTACCAATGTGTATGTGGTTGGCAAGAGCCCGTCTGGCCAGAAACTCGTGCACTGGAACGGTACTGTGTGGGACGAGGTGTCTATTCCTGGTTTGGAAGACACTTCGTACATCTCATCCCTACAGCTGTTGCAGACTGGGGGTaagaagaagcgagacAATGTGGTGACACTGGATACTGATCAGCTGCTTATGATCTCAGGAGACATTCAGACCAACCAGGGCAACTTTTCGTCGGTCCTGTTTGACGGACAGTCGGTActgcccttcttggtgacACAAAGTAAGTCGGGACAGGGATCCATTAACGGCTTTTTCTCACAGAGCTCCAGGTCATACTCTCCCATTcacaagaaaaagaagatgCGACGGGGTTTTGTGGTGCTGGTGGCGCTGGCCGTGGCTGTCGGTGTTATGTTCCTCATCGTGGGCATCGGCATCATTGCTACTTGTCTGCGTCGACGCAACAGTGGATACATGTTGGCTCCTGGCCGAGTCAACGAGGCAGAAATGACCCAGTCGGTTCCTCCGCAGAATCTATTCGAGGATCTCCATGGgtacaacaacaaccaaAAGTTTTGA
- a CDS encoding uncharacterized protein (Compare to YALI0A04499g, no similarity possibly noncoding) — translation MKATMADDVFLTLASIMQVPDEIRTLLYTKFRARTVPLALCKTPEDFAASMKLPKPGKNVHVFSTARAELGPECLKHRASHVDKKTGDISGVQERVEPI, via the coding sequence ATGAAAGCGACCATGGCTGACGATGTTTTCCTGACTCTAGCGTCGATAATGCAGGTACCAGATGAGATAAGAACCTTACTTTACACCAAATTTCGGGCGCGGACAGTTCCACTCGCCCTATGCAAGACCCCCGAGGACTTTGCAGCGAGCATGAAGTTACCCAAGCCCGGTAAGAACGTACACGTGTTTTCGACAGCCAGAGCGGAGCTCGGGCCCGAATGTTTGAAACACAGGGCGAGCCATGTGGATAAGAAAACCGGGGATATATCTGGGGTCCAGGAAAGAGTGGAGCCAATATGA